DNA sequence from the Pedobacter sp. W3I1 genome:
GATCCGCCAGGTACGTGGTGAATTACCAATGGAAGTTGCCGATCTTGAGGATGACGTTTTAGGATTAGAAACTAGAATTGCAAAAATCAAAGGTGAACTTGATGATCTTGAGGATTCAATCGTAACCCGTAAAAATACAATTAAAGATGCGCAGGCTGCCATCAAAAGATACGAGACTCAATTAAAAGAAGTTAAAAACAACCGTGAATACGATGCTTTAACGAAAGAAATTGAGATTCAAGGTTTAGATATTCAGGTTTCTGAAAAGAAAATTAAAGAACACGGTTTCGAAATCACTTCTAAAACTGAAATCTACGAAGCTGCTAAAGCTGAGTTAGATGGCAGAAAGAAAGATTTAGAGGTTAAAAAAGGCGAACTTGATGTAATTACTGCTGAAACTGAAAAGGAAGAGCAAGATTTACAAAAGAAAGCTGATAAAGCTGAGCCTCAGATTGATGAGCGTTTATTGGTTGCCTACAAACGTTTACGCAAAAATGCTGTAAATGGTTTGGCAGTAGTAACAATCGATCGCGATTCTTGTTCAGGTTGTTTTAACCAGATTCCGCCTCAACGTCAGTTAGATATCCGCCAACGTAAAAAAATTATCGTTTGCGAACACTGTGGACGTATTTTGGTTGATGAAGCTTTAACTCACGAAGTAGCAGAAGCTTAATCCGCTTCATAAAATTATTAGAACGTCTCGATTTAATCGGGACGTTTTTTGTTTAGACCTATTTTTCTGTCGTTTACACAAAACAAGAATATAATTTTAGCGTTTAATGTAGATATTTGTTTAATGTGAACTACTGTTGCTTTGGCGCAGGATCAAACTGAAATATATTCCCGAATGACTAAAATCTTCCCTGCTTTTGCATTTTCTGCTCTTCTCCTGCTTCCCGCATCCTTATTTGCAAATTTCGACTTTAACAACAATTGCTTAAATGCTTATAAAAGTATATTCGAACTTAAGTTAGGTAATGCCAGAGCTTATATCTCTACCGAAAAAAAACAACATCCCAATAATTCCATTATCCCCCTTTTAGAAAATTACGTAGATTATTTTACCGTTTTAACTTCAGAGAGCAAGGCTGATTTTGACCGTCTGAAAGGCAATAAATCTAGTCGATTGGATCAAATCAGTGATGATGATAAAAATTCGCCTTATTATCTGTATGCACAGGCAGAGATCAATCTGCAATGGGCTTTGATCCGTGGCCGTTTTGGTGAATATTTTAATGCTGCAATGGAAGTTAAAAAAGCAAACAGCCTTTTGCAGGAGAACAATAAAAAGTTTCCGAATTTTCACCTGAACTTAAAAGGCCTGGGGCTGATTAATGCGGTTCTTGGCAATCTTCCGGATGGAGCTTTAAAAACAGCACTATCTACTTTTGGAATCAAAGGCAACCTTCAGAATGGATTAAATATGTTTGAAAAACTGGCCGACAATCTGCCGAAATCTTCTTACGAGCCTTTTTACGAAGAGGTGGTGTTTTATTACGCTTATGTATTAACTGATGTAGCACATAGCCCGCAGGCGTATGCAAAAACCATAAAATATACCGAACGGATTGCTGATACCAGCTTATTAAAAAGTTATTTGCAGAGTTATGTGTGCATTAAAAACGGGCATAGCGAAGAAGCCATTAATATTTTGGCAAAGCGGCCTGAGGGAGGTGTCTATCAGCCTTTTCCTTATTTAGATTATCTGGAGGGTATTGCCCACCTGAACAAACTAGACCTTAATGCGGCAACTCACTTTAACCGCTTTTTGCAGACAACTAAGGGCGTTAATTTTGTGAAGGATGCTTACCTTCATTTGGGTTGGATCTCTCTTCTGAAGGGAGATAAGTCGGGTTATACGGCATTTGCAGCCAAGGCTGTTAAAAACGGATATGCCTACATGGAAAAAGACAAACAGGCGAAAGCTGAAGCTGTTGCAGGAACGCCGACCATTGATCTTTTAAAAGCCAGGCTGCTGTTTGATGGGGGTTATTTAAGCAGAGCCTTGCAGATACTTGATGATAAGAAAGCAACAGATTACACTAACGCTAAAGACAAAACGGAACTAAATTACCGTTTGGGTAGAATTTATGATGATTTAGGAAAAGATGATCAGGCATTAGCGGCTTATCAGCAGACCATTAATGAAGGTAAAAACCTAAAATATTATTTTGCTGCAAACGCTGCGGTGCAGATGGGTAAGGTTTATGAAAGAAGGAAAAATAACGCGAAAGCGAAAGAGGCTTTCAATACTGCCATTGCCATGAAAAATCATGAGTTTGAAAGCAGTATTGAAAGCCAGGCTAGGGCCGGTTTAAAACGGTTAGCAAATTAGAAGCGGTGTACAAAAGCATTAATGTGCATCCCTGCTCCTACTGAAGCAAAAACAGCTACATCGCCAGGCTTAACTGTATAGCCTTTAACTTCACCTTTTAATACCAGGTCCAACAAGGTTGGTACAGTGGCAACCGAACTGTTTCCTAACCATGAAATCGTCATTGGGACTAAGTTTTCAGGCACTGTATCTTTGCCATAAAGTTTGAACAAACGTTTCATGATAGCGGTATCCATTTTGCCGTTGGCCTGGTGAACGAATACTATATTTACATCTTCAATACTTAAGCCTGCTTTATCAATGGCTTTTTTAATTACCTGGGGTACCTGAATGACTGCAAATTCATACAGTTTACGACCGTTCATTTTTAGGTATAAGTTTCCATTGGTTTCATCAGGATGAAATCCCTTGCCCATGGTAAGTAAATTACCATGATTAACAGCGTGCGTTTCTGTTTTATGTGCTAGTATTCCTCTTTTTTCTTCTGATTCCTCTGCTTCGAAAATTACAGCTCCGGCACCGTCCGAAAAGATCATGCTATCACGGTCATGTGGATCGATGATACGGCTTAAGGTTTCTGCACCAATAACCATAACACGTTTTGCGTCTCCGCTTTTAATATAGTAATCTGCCTGTATTGCGCCTTGAACCCATCCCGGGCAACCAAAAATGATGTCGTAGGCAACGCAGTCTGGATTTTGAATGCCCAGTTGTTGTTTTACCTTTGAAGCTAAAGACGGCAAAATGTCAATGCGGTTGCTACCCAAAGGGATATCACCAAAATTATGACAAAATATAATATAGTCTAAGGTTTCTTTATCAATACCCGCATTTTCAATGGCTTTTTCTGCAGCCATTGCGCCAATATGATTGCTTAACTGCTCAGGGCAGGCGTAGCGCCGCTCCACGATTTCCGTAATTTCAGAGAATTTATTAATGATCTCCGAATTCTCTTTCTCCAATAGATTTCCATTCTCAAAAAAAGTCGAATTTAAGAATTCACTACCAGAAATAATATTTTTTGGAATATAACTTCCCGTACTGGTTATTACCGTATTTATTGCTCTGCTCATAATTATAATACCGCATACTAAAACGGTATGTAGTATAAAAATATCAATTATATTCGAGAATGGAAAATAAATTAAATTTTAGCGCAGCTTATTTTCAAGTGCAAATTTTAATAATCCTGCTTTTCCGGTTACATTTAGCTTCTGTACCATATTTTTACGGTGTGTATCAACGGTATTTAAAGCTATAAATAATTTTTGAGCAATTTGCTGTGACGAATAATCTTCGCTTATCAATTTTAGTATTTCCATTTCCCGGGCGGTTAAATTATGGCTTTTTTGAAAATGATCGCCATCGTTAAATGCCGATGATGCGAGGGGATCAGATTTTATTTTTTGGAAATATTTTTCTCCCTGTTGTATGCCCGTTATAATTTTAAATAGTGTTTCTGCATTGGTATCTTTCTGGATAAAAGCCTTTACGCCTATGTTCTCGAGCCTGGCAGATAATTTGGTTGTATAGTACATGGATAATACCATTATTTTCACCGAAGGAAATAGCTGGCCCACTTTTTCAGCGGCAATTTCTCCATCCAGAACGGGCATGTTTAAGTCGAGGATTAGCACATCTGGCTGCTGATGATTAAGCAGGTGCAAAATTTCTTTTCCATTTGCGGCCATTCCTATTACCTTAAAGTTCGACTGTTCAGAAAGGATTGCTGACAGCCCTTCAGCAAATAGTTTATGATCATCGGCAATCATAATCGTTATGGGTCTCTGTTGAATCGTGTCCATTATTTTAGCGGAATATCAATAGTTGTTGTTGTACCGTTTTGATTACTGTCTACCTGGATTTTACCGTTAAGGTAATTTACCCTTGATAGAATATTTTGGATACCTAAACCCTTTTTATCTTTATCGGGATTAAAACCAATGCCATTATCTTCGGCCATAATGCTAATTCTTTCGTCGAATGATAAAATCTGTATAGTCGCCTTTGAGGCGAAAGAATGCCTGATGATATTATTTACCAGTTCGTTAACAATCCGGTATATGGTAATCTCCATCCCACGTTCAATAGGGTGTTCAACCTGAAAAACAAATTCGAATGCAATTTTACCGGAATGGTTCAGGGTTTTAAAATGCTCATTTAGTGTTTCAATCAGACCAAACTGTTCAAAGTTTTTTGGCATTAAATTGTGCGATATTTCCCTTAAATCGGCACATGCCTTTTCAATCATGCCAATCGTTTGATCGTAAAATATGCGGTCATTTTCAGTAAGTTTTAAAACTTTTTGCTGAAAAGCGGTGATATTTAGTTTTATAATGGATAGTGTACCGCCAAGGTCATCATGTAAATCGCGGGCCAAACGTGTCCGTTCATCTTCCTGCGCATTAAAAATGCCATCGGCGAGGTCTACCTGATGTTTACTTTTTTCTTCCAGCAGGATTTCTTTTTCTTTTTTTAGAAAATTATAACGCTGTGTTAATGCAAATGAAAGGAAAATGATTTCGGCTGTTAAACCTACCACTAAACCATTTGGCTTTAATAAATTAAAGTTGGTGAACCCTAACGTATTAAAAACATAATTAAAAACCCCAAATAGCAACATCACGGTTGCAATAAAATAATACCAGCCCAACTTGTAACCAGCTTTTATTCTTTCTACTACACAAATAATAATGATAATTACCGTAAGGAGTGCAAGAAAATTGTTGATGTAAAAAACTGTTTTTTCTAAAATAATAAACGATTTGAATAGCATAAACACCGGAATGATGGACATGGCCCAGCAGAATCTTTTATAATAGTTTGTAAAGCGGTATAATCTACTATTGGTGCTATTTTGATTCACAAACAGCTGCATCACCTGGATTAGCAGGCCACAGCTCAGTGATGCCATAATTAACCGCATATAATCCTGGAGACCAGGTAAGTTTGGGTAGAACCATTGAAAAGCCAATCCTTCTTCTTCCAGGATAAAAATTAGCGTACAAAAAATGTAAATCGCATAATATAAGTGGATGTTATCCCTTACTGAAGCATACAATAACAGGTTAAATATCACCGCAAAAACAAAGATTCCGGTGTAAAATCCAAACAAAGTATGCTGCGGAATTTCGGCCTGAATAATGTCAACATCACGTCCGATAGACATTGGCATGTACATGTTCTGCCCACGTTTATCGGCCCACAAATAAAAAGTGGCTTTTTCATGAGGTGAAAGAACCATTGGGTAAATAAAGCTTCTATTGCGATAAGGGCGCTGCTTGAAAGGAAAATGATCGCCTGTTAAGCCTAACGGGTAAATCTTTCCCTGCTGATCTACTTTAAACAGCTGGAGCTGGTTAATACTTGAGCTCTGCTCCTTAAACATGAGGTGCACAGATTGATTTAGGGTGTTTTCGATATCAAAAGCAACCCAGTAATAAGATTGGGTATAACCTTTACTGAAAACCTTTCCGGGTATCAGTGGCGTGAGTTTGCGGGCCTGCTTATATTTTATAATAGAATCGATGCTGAGGTTTAAATCTTTATCCTCATAAAAATACCCGTGCTCACTGATGTTGAATTTTTTGGCCGTATCGATCAAAATTGGGTGGCCCTGTTGCGCAAAACACACCCGGAATGGATGTAGGAAAAACAAAAATAGCAGGAAAAGTTTATTCATTTTTTTGAGAGAATTAGTGGCACACTTTAAACTACCAATCAATATTTTATAAATATAGTGTATAAACCATGTACTAAATATACCGAGTAAAGGGTATATAAATCGTTTAGTTGATCGGGTATTTTTACAGTGAATTAAACGAACTTAAAATGAAAAGTTTCTTGACCACTGTTGTGCTGCTGTTTATGATACAGGCAGCCAATGCCCAATCGCATGTTTCGAAGAGCGAATATGCGCGCTATAATTGCAGGTTTGCCCCTAAGGGCTGGAACAACTCGGAAGGAAAACTGATGTGCCCCGCTTGTGACAAAGAAAAGGAAGACGTAAGGAAAAAGAAAATAGCTGATGATAAAGCAGCTTCTGACGCTAATAAAATTAAAAATGAAAAGCTTAAAACGGATAATGCAATTGCTTTTAAAAAGAAACAGGCTGAAGTTACCGCTAGAAATAAGGTAACCGAAGTGCATGTCACTATGCCCAAACAACTGCAACAGAGAACAAAAAAACTGAACCGCCTGTAAAGAAGGGGCCGGTTAAACTAGCTAAAGATATAGAGCTATATGCTGGTTGGGGAATGGGCATGTTTACCCACAATAGTCGGACAAATTTCTTTTTAAACGAGAATAAAGATACAGTGTTAAAGAGTAACGACTATTTAGAAACCTACGCTGTATGGCGCGAAAACAAGAATAATTTTCCAAAGAACATTGGTATAGTGCTTTTAAATGAAACCAATAAAATATCAAATGGCAGAGAACAGAATGTTGCCGATATAATTGACCTTAAAGGGAAAAGGCATTTCAACGACAATACCATTAGTACCATTTTCCACCTTGCGGATGATTATTTTGTAGTGTGTAAAAGTCCAACACTTCCCGAATGGCGCTCTTATGGAAATAATTATACGGGTTATGAAAATGTTGAAATTTACAACCTAAAAACCAGGAAAAGTATAAAACTGGATAAAGATGCAGGCCGCTTTGTAAGCATATCCATCTATGTTGGTGGCAGAAAAATGCCCGGCGAACCTGATCTTACACCTTTTCTTTCGCGTGTATATATCAATTATGATGAAGATGTGTATTGCCTTAATGCAAACAGGGAAATGGTGGTTAAGAAAATACTAAAAGCAGACCGGTAGCCGACGATAAGGCGAAAATGCTATCTATAAAGCCCTTTTTCTCCAACCTATAAGACAAAACGTACAAAATTGGATAATTACAAATGAAAATGAAACATCGAATTATTTTATTGCTTATTTCTATCGTGTTAATTACCAATGTAAGGGCACAAGATTGTAAGCCAGATTCTTCTAAAAGAGAACGCATAACAACTGCTAATGTTCCAAACGATTATTCGTGTTATATGGAAATGACCAGGGGCTGGCATAAATATTATGGCTCTGGTGCGTTAATCCATCCCAGGGTAATTATTACCGCAGGGCATAACCTGGCCTATTTTCCTTTTGTAAAACGGTTGCCATTCTTTCTTTTTAGAGGCACAAGGAAAGTTGATTTATATTTTGGATCCATAGATAATAAGACTTATAAAGCTCAAACATCTTTAAAATTAAAGACCGGAAAGAACAAATTCTTCAAATCTGCATATTGGATAAATGCTAAAATTAACCGCGACTTTTCGATAATAATTTTACCCGATTCTTCCCTTTTCAAAAAAGCAGGTGGCTGTTACAAATTTATGCCCCTTAAGCCAGATGAGTTACCTGGCGCTGATTTGCACCTTACGGGTTCGCCTGGAGATAAAGACTTATTTGAAATGTGGACACAGGAAACAAAGAATTTTTCCATTATTGATTCCTCCTTAAGGTACGATCTGTTCACTGTAGTTAGAAATAGCGGCTCGCCGGTGTGGGTCAAAAAAGATGATATGATAAGGCTGGCTGGCGTACATTCAAGGGGTTTCACCAATTGTAATGGTGCAGTTTTAATTAACAACGAAACCTATAATCAGGTGGTTGAATGGTGTAAGAAATCGGGAATAGAACTTTAAAACCATAAAGAACCAAACATTAATTTATATCTAAACACGCAATCATGAAAAACATCCTGAGTATATTATTTTTCCTTTTTGTTGTTGGCCAGTCTTTTGGGCAAACAACCACGAAAGGTACCGACATTATCGGACAATCATTTGTAACCAAAACCAGTATTCCTGTAAAGGTTTACAATCCTTTGAGCAAAAAAATAGACAAAGACTTTTCTTTTTTGCTTAACGACGGAACTAAGTTTTATATATACGAAGTTGTTGATAGCGGATATATTGTTTCTGTTTGGAATTATAAATCTACTCCCGAAAAAAATGATTTTTACAAAATGTTACCTGGTTTGAAAGAAAGAAAGTCGGATAGTTTGCCCATAAGCGGGGAAAAGACCGGTACTAAATCTTATTATAATATATTTAAGGCAGCGCTTGGAATTAATACTGTTGATTCTGCTAAATCATCGGCCTTAAATAAATACAAGAATTTGGCTTACGTAGATTCATGGGGAAACGACATGCAGTTTTTTATTCCACTCAAAGATTTTAACGGTAAGTGCGAATCCATCTACCCACATAAAAGAGGGTTTACGTGGGGTTTTTTAACGCTGCCTATTAAGGCGAGATTTGGAAATTCTAAAGCGCCTTTTACATTTGAAGAAAAAATAAATTTTGGAATATCAGCCGGGGTTAAATGGCAGCATGTTAATACGGTATATTCTGCTAGTAATTTGTTAGGTGGGATATCTGTAGGCAGTGTTAAAGTAGATAAAGATAATTCTGCTTCAGCAATTTCATTGTCTGTTGGATATATGTACCAATATGATAAATTTCAGATTGGATTATTTACCGGGCTTGATTTTATAGATAAGTCGGGTACTGTAAACTGGGGTTATCAGGGCAAACCCTGGCTGGGATTTGCCATAGGGTTCAGTTTGTTTGGAGAAAATAAAACATCAGCATCTACTGATCAGACACAGTAAATACTAAATACGTAACTTTATTATCATTTATAACAGCTCTTATGAAAAATCTCTTTCTGCTATTATTTTCATTTTGTATTTATGGTTCTTCAGCTCAGGAAACATTAAGGCCATTGCATCGTGCGGGAATTGTTGTTGATCAGGATTACTTTTTAAAATTTGTAAAACCTTCCTATGCCACAGATAAAAATTATACCATGGGGCT
Encoded proteins:
- a CDS encoding zinc ribbon domain-containing protein, which encodes MEQTVEQKLKALYELQNIHTKIDKIRQVRGELPMEVADLEDDVLGLETRIAKIKGELDDLEDSIVTRKNTIKDAQAAIKRYETQLKEVKNNREYDALTKEIEIQGLDIQVSEKKIKEHGFEITSKTEIYEAAKAELDGRKKDLEVKKGELDVITAETEKEEQDLQKKADKAEPQIDERLLVAYKRLRKNAVNGLAVVTIDRDSCSGCFNQIPPQRQLDIRQRKKIIVCEHCGRILVDEALTHEVAEA
- a CDS encoding tetratricopeptide repeat protein, with amino-acid sequence MTKIFPAFAFSALLLLPASLFANFDFNNNCLNAYKSIFELKLGNARAYISTEKKQHPNNSIIPLLENYVDYFTVLTSESKADFDRLKGNKSSRLDQISDDDKNSPYYLYAQAEINLQWALIRGRFGEYFNAAMEVKKANSLLQENNKKFPNFHLNLKGLGLINAVLGNLPDGALKTALSTFGIKGNLQNGLNMFEKLADNLPKSSYEPFYEEVVFYYAYVLTDVAHSPQAYAKTIKYTERIADTSLLKSYLQSYVCIKNGHSEEAINILAKRPEGGVYQPFPYLDYLEGIAHLNKLDLNAATHFNRFLQTTKGVNFVKDAYLHLGWISLLKGDKSGYTAFAAKAVKNGYAYMEKDKQAKAEAVAGTPTIDLLKARLLFDGGYLSRALQILDDKKATDYTNAKDKTELNYRLGRIYDDLGKDDQALAAYQQTINEGKNLKYYFAANAAVQMGKVYERRKNNAKAKEAFNTAIAMKNHEFESSIESQARAGLKRLAN
- a CDS encoding 3-oxoacyl-ACP synthase III family protein encodes the protein MSRAINTVITSTGSYIPKNIISGSEFLNSTFFENGNLLEKENSEIINKFSEITEIVERRYACPEQLSNHIGAMAAEKAIENAGIDKETLDYIIFCHNFGDIPLGSNRIDILPSLASKVKQQLGIQNPDCVAYDIIFGCPGWVQGAIQADYYIKSGDAKRVMVIGAETLSRIIDPHDRDSMIFSDGAGAVIFEAEESEEKRGILAHKTETHAVNHGNLLTMGKGFHPDETNGNLYLKMNGRKLYEFAVIQVPQVIKKAIDKAGLSIEDVNIVFVHQANGKMDTAIMKRLFKLYGKDTVPENLVPMTISWLGNSSVATVPTLLDLVLKGEVKGYTVKPGDVAVFASVGAGMHINAFVHRF
- a CDS encoding response regulator → MDTIQQRPITIMIADDHKLFAEGLSAILSEQSNFKVIGMAANGKEILHLLNHQQPDVLILDLNMPVLDGEIAAEKVGQLFPSVKIMVLSMYYTTKLSARLENIGVKAFIQKDTNAETLFKIITGIQQGEKYFQKIKSDPLASSAFNDGDHFQKSHNLTAREMEILKLISEDYSSQQIAQKLFIALNTVDTHRKNMVQKLNVTGKAGLLKFALENKLR
- a CDS encoding 7TM diverse intracellular signaling domain-containing protein, whose translation is MNKLFLLFLFFLHPFRVCFAQQGHPILIDTAKKFNISEHGYFYEDKDLNLSIDSIIKYKQARKLTPLIPGKVFSKGYTQSYYWVAFDIENTLNQSVHLMFKEQSSSINQLQLFKVDQQGKIYPLGLTGDHFPFKQRPYRNRSFIYPMVLSPHEKATFYLWADKRGQNMYMPMSIGRDVDIIQAEIPQHTLFGFYTGIFVFAVIFNLLLYASVRDNIHLYYAIYIFCTLIFILEEEGLAFQWFYPNLPGLQDYMRLIMASLSCGLLIQVMQLFVNQNSTNSRLYRFTNYYKRFCWAMSIIPVFMLFKSFIILEKTVFYINNFLALLTVIIIIICVVERIKAGYKLGWYYFIATVMLLFGVFNYVFNTLGFTNFNLLKPNGLVVGLTAEIIFLSFALTQRYNFLKKEKEILLEEKSKHQVDLADGIFNAQEDERTRLARDLHDDLGGTLSIIKLNITAFQQKVLKLTENDRIFYDQTIGMIEKACADLREISHNLMPKNFEQFGLIETLNEHFKTLNHSGKIAFEFVFQVEHPIERGMEITIYRIVNELVNNIIRHSFASKATIQILSFDERISIMAEDNGIGFNPDKDKKGLGIQNILSRVNYLNGKIQVDSNQNGTTTTIDIPLK
- a CDS encoding serine protease, with the translated sequence MKHRIILLLISIVLITNVRAQDCKPDSSKRERITTANVPNDYSCYMEMTRGWHKYYGSGALIHPRVIITAGHNLAYFPFVKRLPFFLFRGTRKVDLYFGSIDNKTYKAQTSLKLKTGKNKFFKSAYWINAKINRDFSIIILPDSSLFKKAGGCYKFMPLKPDELPGADLHLTGSPGDKDLFEMWTQETKNFSIIDSSLRYDLFTVVRNSGSPVWVKKDDMIRLAGVHSRGFTNCNGAVLINNETYNQVVEWCKKSGIEL